From the Thermovirga lienii DSM 17291 genome, one window contains:
- a CDS encoding PpiC-type peptidyl-prolyl cis-trans isomerase (PFAM: PPIC-type PPIASE domain~COGs: COG0760 Parvulin-like peptidyl-prolyl isomerase~InterPro IPR000297~KEGG: gme:Gmet_3548 PpiC-type peptidyl-prolyl cis-trans isomerase~PFAM: PpiC-type peptidyl-prolyl cis-trans isomerase~SPTR: PpiC-type peptidyl-prolyl cis-trans isomerase): MLSKISMKRLLVGLLVVSIVAVFAGFAAAKENEKVISVGDETVGEDELVLLLVKQAGVQKNFAPFVLAQTTMAQRKDFANHVVAALLLSQAAQMEGLQLDPETALALRWNAINVLAQSYINKISGSWSFKEEDLRKYYEQNKDKYVRPEAVHVRHILVDSKEKADRVLLEILAKEKSFSDAAKEYSQDSGSASKGGDLGWIQRGQTVKEFEDLIFSIKEKSLGGPVETQYGWHVVEVLEKSPSKQLTFEEALPKIREDIQQWYLDKEIEKLKGRFEVSVDESKLSTLGGFPAIQ; encoded by the coding sequence AGCAGTATTCGCAGGTTTTGCCGCAGCGAAGGAAAATGAGAAGGTTATATCGGTTGGTGACGAGACTGTAGGTGAAGACGAGCTAGTTCTTTTATTGGTGAAGCAGGCAGGTGTTCAAAAGAATTTTGCTCCTTTTGTGTTGGCCCAGACAACCATGGCTCAGCGAAAGGATTTTGCCAATCACGTAGTTGCTGCCCTTTTGCTTTCTCAAGCTGCACAAATGGAAGGTCTGCAGTTGGATCCGGAGACGGCCCTTGCCTTGCGGTGGAATGCCATAAACGTTCTAGCCCAATCCTATATAAATAAGATATCCGGCAGCTGGAGCTTCAAGGAAGAGGATCTGAGGAAGTATTACGAGCAAAACAAGGACAAGTATGTTAGGCCAGAAGCTGTTCATGTTCGGCACATACTGGTCGATTCCAAGGAAAAAGCAGACAGGGTTTTGCTTGAGATTCTTGCAAAAGAGAAGAGCTTCAGCGATGCAGCCAAGGAGTATAGTCAAGACTCAGGCAGCGCAAGCAAGGGTGGAGACTTGGGATGGATTCAAAGGGGACAAACTGTCAAGGAGTTCGAGGATCTTATTTTCTCCATCAAAGAAAAAAGCCTTGGAGGCCCTGTAGAAACTCAATATGGCTGGCATGTAGTCGAGGTTTTAGAGAAGTCGCCCAGCAAGCAATTGACCTTTGAGGAAGCTCTTCCGAAGATAAGGGAGGACATTCAGCAGTGGTATTTGGATAAGGAGATTGAAAAGTTGAAGGGACGCTTTGAGGTATCCGTAGACGAATCCAAGCTATCTACGTTAGGAGGATTTCCTGCTATTCAGTAG